A genomic region of Pelodiscus sinensis isolate JC-2024 chromosome 1, ASM4963464v1, whole genome shotgun sequence contains the following coding sequences:
- the LOC102450413 gene encoding olfactory receptor 52E4-like, translating into MQERLFCIRVGHLLPFSMPDSNTTHFTNPSTFILQGIPGLEAAHVWISIPFCAMYILSILGNVTILFIVKREPSLHEPMYYFLCMLAITDLVLCTSTIPKLLSIFWFNSREIGFSACLTQLYFVHTFSVIESGIYVAMAFDRYVAICDPLRHSTILTNNVVAKIGLAVVLRGAVLALPYPFLVRQWPYCRTNIIPHTHCEHMAVVKLACADIRVSTYYGLFALISRITFDVLFIALSYTQILRAIFHLPTKDARLKTFGTCSSHLCVILTFYIPTLFYSFTSRFGHNLPLHFHVLIANVYLLVPPMVNPIIYGVRTKQIRESLIRLFPHKGTKVLS; encoded by the coding sequence ATGCAGGAGAGACTGTTCTGCATCAGAGTTGGACACCTTCTCCCCTTCTCCATGCCAGATTCCAACACAAcccacttcaccaacccctccaccttcatcctgcagggcatCCCTGGATTGGAggcagcccatgtctggatctccatccccttctgtgccatGTACATCTTATCCATCTTGGGGAACGTCACCATCCTGTTCATAGTGAAGagggagccgagcctccatgagcccatgtactatttcctctgcatgctggccatcaccgACCTAGTCCTGTGTACATCCACCATTCCCAAATTGCtcagcatcttctggttcaactCTAGGGAGATCggtttcagtgcctgcctcacccagctgtACTTTGTTCATACTTTCTCAGTGATTGAGTCTGGGATCTATGTGGCCATGGcgtttgatcgctacgtggccatttgTGATCCCCtgcgacattccaccatcctgacaaacaaTGTTGTGGCCAAGATCggcctggccgtggtgctgcgaGGTGCCGTACTTGCactgccctatcccttcctggTCAGGCAGTGGccgtattgcagaaccaacatcatcccccacacacactgtgagCACATGGCCGTGGTGAAACTGGCCTGTGCTGACATCCGTGTCAGTACTTACTACGGCCTCTTTGCACTAATCTCTAGGATCACTTTTGATGTGCTTTTTATTGCCctgtcctacacccagatcctcagggccatcttccacCTCCCCACGAAGgatgcccggctcaagacttttgggacttgcagctcccacctctgtgtcATCTTGACCTTTTACATCCCAACTCTCTTCTATTCCTTCACATCCCGGTTTGGGCACAATTTGCCCCTTCATTTCCATGTTCTCATTGCCAATGTTTACCTTCTGGTGCCCCCCATGGTAAACCCCATCATTtatggggtgaggaccaaacagatccgggaaaGTCTGATCCGGCTGTTTCCACATAAAGGGACTAAAGTTCTTTCCTAG
- the LOC102450633 gene encoding olfactory receptor 52R1-like produces the protein MRETPFCLRVGHLLPCSMADSSSANFTNPSTFILLGMPGLEAAHVWISIPFCTMYTITILGNITILIIVKTEPSLHEPMYYFLCMLAITDLVLSTSTLPKMLSIFWFNSREIDFSACLTQLYFVHCFSAIESGLFVAMALDRYVAICHPLRHSTILTNAVVPKIGPVAVLRGAILALPYPFLARQWPYCRTNIIPYTHCEHMAVVSLACADIRVSSYYGLFTLICRIGLDVFFIALSYTQILRAIFRLPTKDARLKTFGTCSSHLCVILAFYIPTLFSSLMVRFAHNLPLNFHVFFANMYLLLPPMLNPVIYGVRTQQIRARLLQLLPRKGPKVFS, from the coding sequence ATGCGGGAGACACCGTTCTGCCTCAGGGTTGGACACCTTCTCCCCTGCTCCATGGCAGATTCCAGCTCAGccaacttcaccaacccctccaccttcatcctccTGGGCATGCCTGGTCTAGAggcagcccatgtctggatctccatccccttctgcactatGTACACCATCACCATCTTAGGGAACATCACCATTCTGATCATAGTGAAGacagagccgagcctccatgagcccatgtactatttcctctgcatgctggccatcaccgacctggtcctgtccacatccaccctgcccaaaatgctgagcatcttctggttcaattcccgggagatcgatttcagtgcctgcctcacccagctgtACTTCGTTCACTGCTTCTCAGCAATTGAGTCTGGACTTTTTGTGGCCATGgctttggatcgctacgtggccatctgccatcccctgagacattccaccatcctgacaaatgCTGTGGTGCCCAAGATCGGCCCGGTTGCTGTGCTGCGAGGTGCCATACTTGCATTGCCCTATCCCTTCCTGGCCAGGCAGTGGCCGTATTgtagaaccaacatcatcccctaCACGCACTGCGAGCACATGGCCGTGGTGAGCCTGGCCTGCGCCGACATCCGTGTCAGTAGCTACTACGGCCTCTTTACACTAATCTGTAGGATTGGTCTCGATGTGTTTTTTATTGCTctgtcctacacccagatcctcagggccatcttccgacTGCCCACCAAGgatgcccggctcaagacttttgggacctgcagctcccacctctgtgtcATCTTGGCCTTTTACATCCcaactctcttctcttccctcatGGTCCGTTTTGCCCACAATTTGCCCCTtaatttccatgttttctttgcaaacatgtacctcctgctgccccccatgctaaaccccGTTATCTATGGGGTGAGGACTCAACAGAtccgggccaggctgctccagctacTTCCTCGTAAAGGGCCTAAGGTTTTCTCCTGA